A single window of Vigna unguiculata cultivar IT97K-499-35 chromosome 1, ASM411807v1, whole genome shotgun sequence DNA harbors:
- the LOC114177558 gene encoding uncharacterized protein LOC114177558, with amino-acid sequence MALETGWYDFVCFGIVGVALLGALLVLGMNEGASRRSFESTYESLLLSRPDDEVVVDVLPSYHVSTSQLWTSCWQGLHPFCLLCTRFLSFVTMLLFLLWDVLLYDARIFVYYTEWTFALVIVYFALGSTISVYGCWKFLNKPVIHNVEEDEFVSRDVEETMSTNSNAYQEKEAKAKGSIKLERRYVEEDFEQRAGFWGYLMQTTYQTCAGAAILTDVLFWGVIVPFLQISHLRLSPLMGCMHALNAFFLLLDTALNNLQFPWFRVSYFVLWSCGYVIFQWVIHAFGFKWWPYPFLDLNNEWAPLWYLCLAVIHVPCYGVYYLIVRGKNTILPRLFPRAFLRSC; translated from the exons ATGGCATTGGAGACAGGGTGGTATGATTTCGTGTGTTTTGGAATAGTTGGGGTGGCCCTTTTAGGAGCGTTATTGGTGCTGGGAATGAACGAAGGAGCTTCCCGGAGGAGCTTTGAAAGCACCTATGAGAGCCTTTTGTTGTCTCGACCTGACGATGAAGTGGTCGTGGATGTTCTTCCCAGTTATCACGTGAGCACCTCACAGCTATGGACAAGTTGCTGGCAAGGACTGCACCCCTTTTGCCTCCTTTGTACCCGTTTCCTTTCCTTTGTCACCATGCTTCTTTTCTTGCTCTGGGATGTTCTACTATACGATGCAAGAATCTTTGTTTACTACACTGA GTGGACTTTTGCATTGGTTATTGTATACTTTGCG TTGGGAAGCACAATATCTGTATATGGATGCTGGAAGTTCCTCAATAAACCTGTAATTCACAATGTTGAAGAGGATGAGTTTGTGAGCAGGGATGTGGAAGAGACAATGTCCACAAACTCAAACGCCTACCAAGAGAAAGAAGCAAAAGCAAAGGGTTCCATCAAGTTGGAAAGGAGATATGTTGAAGAGGACTTTGAACAAAGAGCAGGGTTTTGGGGTTACCTCATGCAAACTACGTATCAG ACATGTGCAGGGGCTGCCATCTTAACAGACGTTCTATTTTGGGGTGTTATAGTTCCCTTCTTACAAATTTCTCATTTAAGACTAAGCCCG TTGATGGGATGCATGCATGCATTGAATGCATTTTTCCTCCTTCTGGATACAGCTCTTAATAATCTC CAATTCCCTTGGTTTAGAGTCTCCTATTTCGTTCTCTGGAGCTGTGGTTACGTCATTTTTCAATGGGTCATCCACGCCTTTGGTTTCAAATG GTGGCCATATCCCTTTCTCGATCTTAATAACGAATGGGCTCCTCTCTG GTACTTGTGCCTGGCAGTAATTCATGTCCCTTGCTATGGCGTGTATTACCTGATAGTGCGAGGGAAAAATACCATTCTCCCCAGATTGTTTCCTCGAGCATTTTTAAGGTCATGCTAG